Proteins from one Hemibagrus wyckioides isolate EC202008001 linkage group LG16, SWU_Hwy_1.0, whole genome shotgun sequence genomic window:
- the LOC131367231 gene encoding methylosome subunit pICln-like isoform X2, whose product MVVLQNVSPPREGVRLEEVDITAVLDGKRLGSGTLCVAESRVSWVDGSGVGFSLDYPSISLHAISRDLSAYPAEHLYVQVNSKHQEHSKDDEVKAKEEADGSDDDEEEEEEEEDDDDDVSTGAFTEIRFVPNDKGSLEKIFVAMSECQALHPDPDDSDSDFDGDEYDVEEAEQGQIDLPTYYSFEEGMSQLTMEGQATLERLEGMLGQSSAPQHCMAGVRTEDAAAARDDDAQTDSGALGVSGQFDDAEVDH is encoded by the exons ATGGTCGTGTTGCAAAATGTTTCTCCTCCAAGAGAAGGAGTGAGGCTTGAGGAAGTGGACATTACCGCCGTGTTGGACGGGAAGAGACTTGGGTCAGGAACTCTTTGCGTTGCAGAAAG TCGTGTATCTTGGGTCGATGGGTCTGGAGTAGGATTTTCTTTAGATTATCCTTCTATCAGCCTTCATGCCATCTCCCGTGACTTGAGTGCATATCCTGCAGAGCATCTGTATGTGCAGGTCAACTCTAAACATCAAG AACATTCCAAGGACGATGAGGTGAAAGCCAAAGAGGAAGCAGATGGCAGCGACgatgacgaggaggaggaggaggaggaggaggatgatgatgacgatgtctCCACAGGCGCGTTTACAGAGATCCGCTTTGTTCCAAATGATAAAGGATCTT TGGAGAAGATATTTGTGGCCATGTCCGAATGCCAAGCATTGCATCCCGATCCAGATGACTCAGACTCCGATTTTGATGGTGATGAGTATGATGTCGAGGAGGCTG AGCAGGGCCAGATCGATCTGCCAACGTATTACTCATTTGAGGAGGGCATGTCTCAGCTGACCATGGAAGGCCAGGCCACACTGGAGAGGTTGGAAGGGATGCTGGGTCAGTCCTCAGCACCACAGCACTGCATGGCTGGAGTCAGGACTGAGGATGCAGCAGCTGCACGAGATg ATGATGCACAGACTGACTCTGGTGCTCTTGGAGTCTCAGGGCAGTTTGATGACGCTGAAGTTGACCACTG a
- the LOC131367231 gene encoding methylosome subunit pICln-like isoform X1: protein MVVLQNVSPPREGVRLEEVDITAVLDGKRLGSGTLCVAESRVSWVDGSGVGFSLDYPSISLHAISRDLSAYPAEHLYVQVNSKHQEHSKDDEVKAKEEADGSDDDEEEEEEEEDDDDDVSTGAFTEIRFVPNDKGSLEKIFVAMSECQALHPDPDDSDSDFDGDEYDVEEAEQGQIDLPTYYSFEEGMSQLTMEGQATLERLEGMLGQSSAPQHCMAGVRTEDAAAARDDDAQTDSGALGVSGQFDDAEVDHW, encoded by the exons ATGGTCGTGTTGCAAAATGTTTCTCCTCCAAGAGAAGGAGTGAGGCTTGAGGAAGTGGACATTACCGCCGTGTTGGACGGGAAGAGACTTGGGTCAGGAACTCTTTGCGTTGCAGAAAG TCGTGTATCTTGGGTCGATGGGTCTGGAGTAGGATTTTCTTTAGATTATCCTTCTATCAGCCTTCATGCCATCTCCCGTGACTTGAGTGCATATCCTGCAGAGCATCTGTATGTGCAGGTCAACTCTAAACATCAAG AACATTCCAAGGACGATGAGGTGAAAGCCAAAGAGGAAGCAGATGGCAGCGACgatgacgaggaggaggaggaggaggaggaggatgatgatgacgatgtctCCACAGGCGCGTTTACAGAGATCCGCTTTGTTCCAAATGATAAAGGATCTT TGGAGAAGATATTTGTGGCCATGTCCGAATGCCAAGCATTGCATCCCGATCCAGATGACTCAGACTCCGATTTTGATGGTGATGAGTATGATGTCGAGGAGGCTG AGCAGGGCCAGATCGATCTGCCAACGTATTACTCATTTGAGGAGGGCATGTCTCAGCTGACCATGGAAGGCCAGGCCACACTGGAGAGGTTGGAAGGGATGCTGGGTCAGTCCTCAGCACCACAGCACTGCATGGCTGGAGTCAGGACTGAGGATGCAGCAGCTGCACGAGATg ATGATGCACAGACTGACTCTGGTGCTCTTGGAGTCTCAGGGCAGTTTGATGACGCTGAAGTTGACCACTGGTAA